One genomic window of Bacillus mycoides includes the following:
- a CDS encoding VrrB protein, translating into MKGMDNNAPHGFMVGEEDGYAQMMLIEGAGQQGYGGIPTWMGGAGGGFPGGMGGFPTSVAGAQTGFPGGMGGFPTSVAGAQTGFPGGMGGFPTSVAGGQTGFPGGMGGFPTSVTGAQGGVPVGMPTTFPSFVGGVQTGFPVPGVGVVAGGIGGFPQGVHGHHVHHEHHQHHGHHGHHQHHGHHQHHGHHQQQIHHQGHHQIHPQAVLYQTHQSHHHGHQGHHQHHGHHQHQHQGHHQHQHQGHHQQQVHHQGQHQIHPQAVLYQTHQGQHHHQGQHHHQGQHHHQGQHHHQGQQHHQGQHHHQGQHHHQGQQHHQGQQQYQQYQQQQQPWAGGMGAGAAAGAAAGTAGAAGHAGHVGH; encoded by the coding sequence ATGAAAGGAATGGATAATAATGCACCGCATGGCTTTATGGTAGGTGAGGAAGACGGTTATGCACAGATGATGTTAATAGAGGGCGCTGGACAGCAAGGATATGGAGGAATCCCAACGTGGATGGGAGGAGCAGGAGGAGGCTTTCCAGGGGGAATGGGAGGATTTCCAACATCAGTAGCTGGAGCACAAACAGGCTTTCCAGGGGGAATGGGAGGATTTCCAACATCAGTAGCTGGAGCACAAACAGGTTTTCCAGGGGGAATGGGAGGATTTCCAACATCAGTAGCTGGAGGACAAACAGGCTTTCCAGGGGGAATGGGAGGGTTTCCAACGTCGGTAACCGGAGCACAGGGTGGAGTTCCTGTAGGCATGCCAACTACATTCCCATCTTTCGTTGGAGGCGTACAAACAGGATTTCCTGTACCTGGCGTTGGTGTTGTAGCTGGTGGAATCGGCGGCTTCCCTCAAGGTGTTCACGGTCATCATGTGCACCATGAGCATCACCAGCATCACGGTCATCACGGTCATCATCAGCATCACGGTCATCACCAGCATCACGGTCATCATCAGCAACAAATACATCACCAAGGTCATCATCAAATTCATCCACAGGCTGTCCTTTATCAAACTCATCAAAGTCATCATCATGGTCACCAAGGCCATCATCAACACCACGGTCATCATCAACACCAACACCAAGGCCATCATCAACACCAACACCAAGGCCATCATCAGCAACAAGTACATCACCAAGGCCAGCACCAAATTCACCCGCAGGCTGTCCTTTATCAAACTCACCAAGGCCAACACCATCACCAAGGTCAACACCATCACCAAGGCCAACATCATCACCAAGGCCAACACCATCACCAAGGTCAACAACATCATCAAGGCCAACACCATCACCAAGGCCAACACCATCATCAAGGTCAACAACATCATCAAGGTCAACAACAATACCAACAGTATCAGCAACAACAACAGCCTTGGGCAGGTGGAATGGGAGCCGG
- a CDS encoding N-acetyltransferase family protein, giving the protein MIITKAEITDLDSIGDIDIDVIGNDNRRNYIKRAIDEGNCIIAKEDNSISGFLTYDTNFFCCTFLLLIIVSPTKRRQGHASSLISYMLNNSPTQKIFSSTNESNTNMQKVFKANGFMRSGIIENLDEGDSELIFHIKKLRA; this is encoded by the coding sequence ATGATCATAACGAAGGCTGAAATAACTGATTTAGATTCAATCGGAGATATAGATATCGACGTGATTGGAAATGATAATAGACGAAATTATATTAAACGTGCTATTGATGAAGGAAACTGCATAATTGCAAAAGAGGACAATTCTATTTCCGGTTTTCTAACATACGATACAAATTTCTTTTGTTGTACTTTCCTCTTATTAATAATTGTTTCGCCAACGAAAAGAAGACAAGGTCATGCAAGCTCATTAATCTCATATATGTTAAATAATTCTCCTACTCAAAAAATATTTTCTTCAACGAACGAATCGAATACAAATATGCAAAAAGTTTTTAAAGCGAATGGATTTATGCGTAGTGGAATAATCGAAAACTTAGATGAAGGTGATTCAGAACTTATTTTTCACATAAAAAAGCTCAGAGCATAA